A single genomic interval of Eurosta solidaginis isolate ZX-2024a chromosome 3, ASM4086904v1, whole genome shotgun sequence harbors:
- the LOC137246252 gene encoding protein transport protein Sec24C-like → MKFKIHQGNFLTYRTIAANFTQKAQNKTKENKSFVITFHCTFILCCIMPQQPGYPPQPGPPGYPPQPQQPGHPLQQPAAPGGYMGQIMPPTQPGQAPMPRQSPMPGQPPIPRRPGYKGLLPPLVTTKYVVEDQGNSSPRYVRSSLYCILATADLLKTTALPFTLTI, encoded by the exons ATGAAGTTTAAAATACACCaaggaaattttttgacatatagaactatcgcagccaacttcactcaaaaagcgcaaaacaaaacaaaagaaaataaatcttttgttATTACATTTCATTGCACATTTATTTTATGCTGCATAATGCCGCAACagccgggctatccaccacaacctggtccacctggttaTCCTCCACAACCTCAGCAGCCAGGtcatcctctacaacaaccagctgcaccaggtggttacatgggtcaaatcatgccaccaacacaacctggacaagCGCCAATGCCCAGGCAGtcacccatgccgggtcaacccccaatacccagacgtcctggttataag ggtttattaccaccactggtgaccacaaaatatgtggtagaagatcagggtaactcctcgccacgttacgttag gtcctctttgtattgcatacttgcaacagctgatttattaaaaacaacagctttgccctttacacttaccatctaa